The proteins below come from a single Thalassotalea ponticola genomic window:
- a CDS encoding TIGR03013 family XrtA/PEP-CTERM system glycosyltransferase: MNNNKTNYATLMQKLLVSLDVFLLTLALLISDGLHTSSLLEPRNWWMIIAFVVCVQTCFLGLGLYKSKLREKLPGIFRRIILAVSMALLILVLLVKLLGLQQLNADQLFTACLLSGLATFALRYLLTKFNVLGFAKRRVLVLGSGQRAQIIDKRMRRAVDRECFNLVGFVRMDGDLSSEIDSKHLVQLNGSLFDYVISNRIDEVVVATDERRTMLPIRQLFACKLRGVVVSEILDFIEQETGQIAVNLIYPSWIIYSSGFSSGNDLRNSLDRIFNISLALVVLLLTWPFILLTMIAIKIEDGWSAPCFYWQERVGIHGKPFLIVKLRSMRIDAEANGAQWAQSEDDRVTKVGRVIRKYRIDELPQLYNVLIGDMGFVGPRPERPEFVDNLKQQIPYYEERHNVKAGLTGWAQLKYPYGATVADAEEKLKYDLYYIKHRSFLLDLSILIQTAEIVLFGKGR, from the coding sequence GTGAACAATAATAAGACAAATTACGCAACTTTAATGCAAAAGTTGCTGGTTAGCCTTGATGTGTTTTTGCTAACCCTAGCGTTACTTATCTCAGATGGTTTACACACCAGTTCACTGCTCGAACCGCGCAACTGGTGGATGATCATCGCCTTTGTCGTGTGTGTTCAAACCTGCTTTTTGGGTCTTGGTTTATACAAATCAAAATTGCGAGAAAAACTACCGGGTATTTTTCGTCGCATCATTCTCGCCGTGTCTATGGCGCTGCTCATTCTGGTCTTATTGGTTAAGTTATTGGGCTTGCAACAGCTCAATGCCGACCAACTGTTTACCGCCTGTTTGTTAAGTGGTTTAGCGACGTTTGCGCTACGTTATTTATTGACAAAATTTAATGTGTTGGGTTTTGCCAAGCGACGCGTCTTGGTTCTAGGTTCAGGCCAACGAGCACAGATTATTGACAAACGCATGCGTCGAGCAGTCGACCGAGAGTGCTTTAATTTGGTCGGTTTTGTGCGGATGGACGGTGATTTGTCATCAGAGATTGACTCTAAACACCTGGTTCAGCTCAATGGCTCTTTATTTGATTATGTGATCAGTAATCGCATTGACGAGGTGGTTGTTGCGACGGATGAGCGCCGCACTATGTTGCCGATTAGGCAGCTATTTGCCTGTAAACTGCGCGGTGTTGTGGTGTCGGAAATTTTAGATTTTATCGAGCAAGAAACGGGACAAATAGCCGTCAATTTGATTTATCCGAGTTGGATCATCTATTCGTCTGGCTTTTCTTCGGGTAACGATTTGCGCAATAGTCTTGATCGGATATTCAACATTTCTCTAGCGCTTGTTGTTTTACTGCTTACTTGGCCCTTTATCTTGCTCACTATGATTGCGATCAAAATTGAAGATGGTTGGTCGGCGCCGTGCTTTTACTGGCAGGAGAGAGTTGGCATTCACGGCAAACCATTTTTGATAGTAAAGCTGCGTTCCATGCGCATTGATGCCGAAGCCAATGGCGCTCAATGGGCTCAATCGGAAGACGATAGAGTGACAAAAGTGGGGCGAGTTATCCGCAAGTACCGGATTGACGAGTTACCGCAGCTTTACAATGTATTAATCGGTGATATGGGCTTTGTTGGACCTCGCCCCGAACGCCCCGAATTTGTCGATAATTTGAAGCAACAAATTCCCTACTACGAAGAGCGACACAATGTGAAGGCTGGCCTAACCGGTTGGGCGCAGTTGAAGTACCCTTATGGTGCAACGGTTGCAGACGCAGAAGAAAAACTCAAATACGACCTTTACTACATTAAACACCGCAGCTTTCTACTGGATTTGAGTATTTTAATCCAGACCGCTGAAATTGTTTTATTTGGCAAAGGTAGATAG
- a CDS encoding XrtA/PEP-CTERM system exopolysaccharide export protein, whose product MFEGILNAKIWLTAAALLVIFGCSNNQELPSATIYPAKTESPDSYNYLIGPGDQLNIFVWRNPEVSGSFVVRPDGMITTSLVEDIPASGKTPTQLARAIEERLSIYLREPIVTVTVNNFVGPYNEQIRVIGEAAQPRAVSYGKNMTLLDVMIAVGGLTEFADGNQAVLVRIEDGQQNQYKLAIEDLIKAGDISANVDVLPGDIIVIPEAWF is encoded by the coding sequence ATGTTTGAAGGAATTTTAAATGCCAAAATTTGGCTAACTGCGGCAGCTCTTCTGGTTATATTTGGATGCTCGAACAATCAAGAACTACCCTCTGCCACGATTTACCCTGCTAAAACCGAATCGCCTGATTCGTACAACTATTTAATTGGTCCGGGAGATCAATTAAACATATTTGTTTGGCGCAACCCTGAAGTGTCAGGCAGTTTTGTCGTGCGTCCAGACGGCATGATTACTACCTCGTTAGTCGAAGATATTCCGGCATCGGGTAAAACGCCGACTCAGTTGGCGCGTGCCATCGAGGAGCGCCTTTCAATTTACCTGCGCGAGCCTATTGTTACTGTGACCGTAAATAACTTCGTTGGCCCGTACAACGAACAGATACGCGTGATCGGTGAAGCGGCACAGCCTCGAGCTGTGAGTTACGGTAAAAATATGACCTTACTTGACGTGATGATTGCGGTAGGTGGACTTACCGAATTTGCCGACGGTAACCAAGCCGTTCTGGTGCGCATCGAAGACGGGCAACAAAACCAGTACAAACTGGCCATCGAAGACTTGATAAAAGCAGGGGATATCAGCGCCAATGTCGATGTCCTGCCCGGCGATATCATTGTTATCCCAGAAGCTTGGTTTTAA
- a CDS encoding polysaccharide deacetylase family protein: MTNVLQRLQTRLIRTLKLEDVLFKRLPNGVYVFNLHRIGDRNASPFDRNIFSCGIEQFETFLQLLKANFTVIDLAALHEKLERKQVINKRLAVITFDDGYKDCVEFAAPLLQRYGLPAAFFVTTDFIASKRIPWWDEMAFLLRQSVGSSYDCICNNKTINLNQSVIEKQITQVLYACKRDKTHTIEQILNSMRTQFPQASKALGNYSAELFMNWQDIKQLISMGMEIGSHAKTHNILARMTGEQQLQELTLSKQILERRLNRSISYLAYPVGRYHCFDKQTLENARKAGYQLAFNNEKGKNQTITEPYSINRYCFDEGDISTLKLNCIVW, encoded by the coding sequence ATGACGAATGTATTACAACGCTTACAAACGCGCTTGATTCGCACGTTAAAATTAGAAGACGTGCTCTTTAAACGCCTGCCCAATGGGGTTTACGTATTTAACCTACATCGCATTGGCGATCGAAATGCGAGCCCGTTTGATCGCAATATATTTTCTTGTGGCATTGAACAGTTTGAAACGTTTTTACAGTTGCTCAAAGCCAATTTTACCGTCATCGACCTTGCTGCTTTGCATGAAAAACTTGAACGAAAGCAGGTGATTAATAAACGCTTGGCGGTAATAACCTTTGATGATGGTTACAAAGATTGCGTTGAGTTTGCAGCGCCGTTGTTACAGCGCTATGGGCTACCAGCAGCGTTTTTTGTGACCACGGATTTTATCGCCAGTAAGCGCATCCCGTGGTGGGATGAGATGGCATTTTTACTGCGTCAATCCGTAGGTTCAAGCTATGACTGCATTTGCAACAACAAAACTATAAATTTGAATCAATCGGTTATTGAAAAACAAATCACACAGGTACTGTATGCCTGTAAACGCGACAAAACACATACCATAGAGCAAATACTGAATAGTATGCGCACGCAATTTCCACAAGCAAGCAAAGCGCTTGGCAATTATTCAGCAGAGCTTTTTATGAATTGGCAGGATATTAAGCAGCTTATCTCGATGGGCATGGAAATCGGTTCGCACGCAAAAACTCACAATATACTGGCGCGGATGACCGGCGAGCAACAATTGCAAGAGCTAACCCTGTCTAAGCAAATTCTAGAGCGACGGTTAAACCGATCTATTAGCTATTTAGCTTACCCAGTAGGACGCTATCACTGTTTCGACAAACAAACGCTAGAGAATGCGCGAAAAGCGGGCTATCAATTAGCCTTTAATAATGAAAAAGGTAAAAACCAAACTATCACCGAGCCCTACAGTATCAATCGATACTGTTTTGATGAGGGTGATATTTCGACACTCAAACTAAATTGTATTGTATGGTAG
- a CDS encoding XrtA-associated tyrosine autokinase, with amino-acid sequence MSLIEQALKKQQAQLKDSEHQGKVQSVNENTRTTDGKAVLSTTQSHTSTAPTKQQIFVNEALLSQKNFIVGNELEGQRALKEEFRQIKRKVLNNAFGPARKTLDTPNMVMITSAKPNEGKTFVSINLALSIALEQDKTVLLVDADVLKPSILRELGVKPKAGLIDYLTGDIDDIGEIIYRTNINKLSIMPAGKSHHLANELLASERMAKMTKELSQRYADRIVIFDSPPLLGINETSILSNLMGQALITVEENQTNLNDVKHANHLLRAELAKGLVLNKALYSHKNSYGYYGYGYGYGEHQEDE; translated from the coding sequence ATGTCGTTAATAGAGCAAGCCTTGAAGAAACAGCAAGCACAGCTGAAAGATTCAGAGCATCAAGGTAAGGTCCAGTCGGTTAACGAAAACACGCGAACAACCGATGGCAAGGCAGTACTTAGCACTACGCAATCTCACACAAGCACGGCGCCAACCAAGCAGCAAATTTTTGTTAACGAAGCCTTGTTGTCGCAAAAAAACTTCATTGTCGGCAATGAATTAGAAGGCCAGAGAGCCTTAAAAGAAGAATTTCGTCAAATCAAACGCAAGGTACTCAACAATGCTTTTGGTCCGGCCCGTAAAACCCTCGACACGCCAAATATGGTGATGATCACCAGTGCCAAACCAAACGAAGGTAAAACCTTTGTCTCAATTAACCTGGCACTGAGCATCGCACTTGAACAAGATAAAACCGTATTATTAGTCGATGCCGATGTATTAAAGCCAAGTATCCTTCGCGAACTAGGGGTGAAGCCCAAAGCCGGATTAATAGACTACCTAACCGGCGATATAGATGACATTGGTGAGATCATATATCGAACCAATATCAACAAGCTCAGTATTATGCCTGCAGGTAAAAGTCATCATCTAGCCAATGAGTTACTCGCCAGTGAACGCATGGCAAAAATGACCAAAGAGCTATCGCAGCGCTATGCAGACCGAATTGTCATTTTTGACTCACCACCGTTACTTGGCATTAATGAAACATCAATCTTGAGTAACTTGATGGGTCAGGCTCTGATAACCGTTGAAGAGAATCAAACTAACTTAAACGATGTTAAGCACGCAAACCATTTATTGCGTGCTGAATTAGCAAAGGGTTTGGTTCTAAACAAAGCACTCTATTCTCATAAAAACAGCTACGGTTACTACGGCTACGGATATGGTTACGGCGAACATCAAGAAGACGAATAA
- a CDS encoding glycosyltransferase family 2 protein yields the protein MIWLFTISLIVIVYGYFIYPAVLYYISQRYGNEPQSTQHYPDVAVVIAAFNEQQSIADRVKNLQALQYPGKLTFYIGSDGSTDDTNAILASFTDPRLRVFAFAENRGKISVLNDLIDQVEQEVVVFSDANTEFAIDAVTELVSGLVDGVGAVCGKLHLYSKQDNENQDGLYWRYENFLKFHESRLGSLLGANGAIYALRKSLYQPLAKDTVVDDFTIVMNVKKQGYKVIYRALASAREEVAPTLNDEFGRRVRIGLGNYRALHQCRWALAPKYGILAWCFWSHKVVRWFIPHLLILLLLSNLFLLEHGVFKLFLTAQIAFYLIAWLGMIKLKHNKKLSRIQAIITFFVLMNLALLKGFYQFCFVKKQGSWQRTARGDSN from the coding sequence ATGATTTGGTTATTTACGATTAGCTTAATCGTGATTGTTTACGGTTACTTTATTTATCCCGCGGTACTTTATTACATATCTCAACGCTACGGTAATGAACCGCAAAGTACCCAGCACTATCCCGATGTAGCTGTTGTTATTGCCGCTTTTAATGAGCAGCAGAGTATCGCCGACAGAGTGAAAAACCTGCAGGCTTTGCAATATCCGGGAAAGTTAACGTTTTATATTGGCTCTGATGGCAGTACTGATGATACCAACGCCATTTTAGCGTCTTTTACCGACCCGCGATTACGGGTGTTTGCATTCGCTGAAAATCGCGGAAAAATAAGCGTGTTAAACGACCTTATCGATCAAGTCGAACAAGAGGTTGTGGTGTTTAGTGATGCCAATACTGAGTTTGCGATTGACGCGGTAACCGAGCTTGTCAGTGGCCTTGTTGACGGCGTCGGAGCCGTATGTGGCAAGTTGCATTTGTATAGTAAACAAGACAATGAAAACCAAGATGGATTGTATTGGCGCTATGAAAACTTTCTCAAGTTTCACGAGTCGAGATTAGGCTCATTACTCGGCGCCAATGGAGCGATTTACGCGCTTAGAAAATCCCTGTATCAACCACTTGCCAAAGACACCGTTGTCGATGATTTCACCATTGTCATGAATGTAAAGAAACAAGGCTATAAGGTCATTTATCGAGCCTTGGCTTCGGCAAGAGAAGAAGTGGCACCAACACTGAACGATGAATTTGGTCGTCGAGTACGCATCGGCCTTGGCAATTACCGAGCCTTGCATCAATGTCGCTGGGCTTTGGCACCCAAGTACGGCATTTTAGCGTGGTGCTTTTGGTCACATAAAGTGGTGCGTTGGTTTATCCCCCATTTGCTAATACTACTCTTGTTGAGCAATCTATTTTTACTTGAGCATGGGGTTTTTAAGCTGTTTTTAACCGCTCAAATCGCCTTTTATCTGATTGCTTGGTTAGGCATGATAAAACTAAAACACAATAAAAAATTGTCTCGTATTCAAGCCATTATCACTTTCTTTGTGTTAATGAATCTGGCCTTGTTAAAGGGGTTTTATCAATTTTGTTTCGTGAAAAAACAAGGCAGTTGGCAACGAACCGCTCGAGGAGATAGCAATTAG
- a CDS encoding TIGR04063 family PEP-CTERM/XrtA system glycosyltransferase, with protein MKVLHVFDYSLPNISGYSLRSDAILRHQRKLGVETVQMTSQRYQQFKQLKETVRGVEYVRTPADTRWFAKLPLLGYFFYIKHLAKHIEQLVIVERPDVIQCHSPMLNALAAVQVARKYNIPIAYEVRALWEDAAVDTGKVKANSVMYRLIKSVEQKAFETVDVVSCICEGLKIDIQSRGIASNKIFITPNAVDLSNFQPLYEKDAELLQRYQLQDKKVIAFIGSFFKYEGLSYLVDAMVPLLRKRKDVHLLLVGGGNERANLLEQIVKLRLAEHVTFVDRVSADQVARYYSLADVMIYPRESIRLTELVTPLKPLEAMAQNKPVIASDIGGHRELIDDGKTGFLVPAQNARALAAKIVEVLDNPEALETVKANGLEYVTKQRTWDVTAAQYVDAYRKLVGVNE; from the coding sequence ATGAAAGTATTACATGTTTTTGACTACTCTTTACCGAATATCAGCGGTTATTCACTGCGATCGGATGCGATTTTACGACATCAGCGCAAGTTGGGCGTTGAAACCGTACAAATGACCAGTCAGCGCTATCAACAATTTAAACAATTAAAGGAAACCGTGCGCGGGGTTGAATATGTTCGCACGCCCGCCGATACCCGGTGGTTCGCCAAACTTCCACTGTTAGGTTACTTTTTTTACATTAAACACTTAGCCAAACACATCGAGCAGTTAGTGATTGTTGAACGGCCCGATGTGATTCAATGTCATTCGCCCATGCTCAACGCCTTAGCGGCAGTGCAAGTAGCGCGAAAATACAACATCCCAATTGCCTATGAGGTTCGAGCCTTATGGGAAGATGCAGCCGTTGATACCGGCAAGGTCAAAGCCAACAGTGTGATGTATCGGTTGATCAAGTCGGTAGAACAAAAGGCGTTTGAAACAGTTGATGTCGTCAGTTGTATTTGTGAAGGATTAAAAATCGACATTCAGTCTCGCGGAATCGCCAGTAATAAAATATTTATCACCCCAAATGCGGTTGATTTAAGCAACTTTCAGCCACTGTATGAAAAAGATGCTGAACTGCTGCAACGTTATCAATTGCAAGACAAGAAAGTCATCGCCTTTATCGGTAGCTTCTTTAAATACGAGGGATTGTCGTATCTCGTCGATGCTATGGTGCCGTTATTGCGCAAGCGCAAAGACGTGCATTTGTTGCTCGTTGGTGGCGGTAATGAGCGCGCCAATCTCCTTGAACAGATCGTCAAGCTGCGTCTGGCAGAACACGTCACCTTTGTTGATAGAGTTAGTGCCGATCAGGTTGCTCGTTACTATTCCTTGGCTGATGTGATGATTTATCCGCGTGAGAGCATCCGCTTAACCGAACTGGTGACACCGCTGAAACCACTCGAGGCCATGGCACAAAACAAACCGGTGATCGCATCTGACATTGGTGGTCATCGCGAGCTGATTGATGATGGCAAGACGGGATTTTTGGTCCCCGCTCAAAATGCCAGGGCGTTGGCGGCCAAAATAGTCGAGGTTCTCGATAATCCCGAAGCGTTAGAGACGGTCAAAGCCAACGGTTTAGAATACGTAACCAAGCAACGAACTTGGGATGTAACCGCAGCACAGTATGTCGATGCTTATCGCAAATTGGTTGGTGTTAATGAATAA
- a CDS encoding XrtA system polysaccharide chain length determinant, with protein MHEQFDKIKELLLGIWTKKHYVIIATWLICPLSWIAISSLPDEYESNARVYVDTQSLLRPLMKGIMVETDPNQQVRLMVKTLLSRPNLERIARMTDLDVAAQSDDEYESIINNLKDEITIRNIGFKENIYSLSMTSPDPQLAKDIVQAALTVFIENTLGESRSDTDTAQRFLQQQITEYEQKLLDAERKLTLFKQKYSGILPSGSGGFYAALERVNQQLKSTRLELLEAQTQLSSAKQQLSRERGSNEAISENVIDSGTVTTTYDERITQLQNQLDSLLISYTDRHPDVKELRKRLADLKRSRKRELDNYYAAIKDNPDMQGGISPTGANENLVYQEMRIQVNQLENTVASLKVRVADYEQQAQELSQKIYTLPEVEAELVALNRDYEINKDKYEALLSRRETASLAKEADATSDKIQFRVVDPPRVPLEPSGPMRILYFLAAFVLSIAVGAGAAFMVTSVNPTVISASQLSRESGLPIFGIVAATDNVDLQKQHRNSLKRFVLSNALLLILLMAMISYHLMSSPSTGPVRGVF; from the coding sequence ATGCATGAGCAATTTGATAAAATAAAAGAACTATTATTGGGTATTTGGACCAAGAAGCATTATGTCATTATTGCCACCTGGTTAATATGCCCTTTGAGTTGGATTGCAATATCCTCATTACCTGATGAGTACGAATCTAACGCGAGAGTTTATGTTGATACCCAGTCTTTACTGAGACCGTTGATGAAAGGCATTATGGTTGAGACGGATCCCAACCAACAAGTGCGATTAATGGTAAAAACCTTATTGTCGCGCCCCAATCTCGAGCGCATCGCGCGCATGACCGACTTGGACGTTGCAGCGCAAAGTGACGATGAATACGAATCCATCATTAACAACTTAAAAGACGAAATTACCATTCGCAATATCGGCTTTAAAGAGAACATTTACAGCTTATCAATGACCTCGCCCGATCCACAATTGGCCAAAGATATTGTCCAAGCTGCGTTAACCGTATTTATTGAAAACACCTTAGGTGAAAGTCGCAGCGATACCGATACGGCGCAGCGCTTCTTACAACAACAAATCACCGAGTATGAACAAAAGCTACTTGATGCGGAGCGCAAACTGACTTTATTTAAGCAAAAGTACTCAGGTATTTTACCGTCTGGTTCTGGCGGTTTTTACGCTGCCCTAGAGCGCGTTAATCAGCAACTGAAGTCAACGCGATTAGAATTACTTGAAGCCCAAACGCAATTATCATCTGCCAAACAGCAGTTGTCGCGAGAGCGCGGATCGAATGAAGCGATTTCCGAAAATGTGATCGATAGTGGCACGGTAACAACCACCTATGATGAACGCATTACCCAGTTACAAAATCAACTCGACTCGCTGCTTATTAGTTATACCGATCGTCACCCCGACGTAAAAGAGTTGCGCAAACGGTTGGCCGATTTAAAGCGTTCTCGCAAAAGAGAGTTGGATAACTACTACGCCGCGATTAAGGACAATCCAGATATGCAAGGCGGGATTAGCCCTACTGGAGCCAATGAAAATTTGGTTTATCAAGAAATGCGAATTCAAGTGAATCAATTAGAAAACACCGTGGCATCGCTGAAAGTCAGGGTGGCCGACTACGAACAGCAAGCACAAGAGTTAAGTCAAAAAATCTACACCTTGCCGGAAGTAGAAGCGGAACTTGTTGCCTTAAATCGCGACTATGAAATCAACAAAGATAAATACGAAGCGCTGTTGTCGCGTCGAGAAACCGCCTCGCTTGCCAAAGAAGCAGATGCGACATCCGATAAAATACAGTTTCGCGTTGTCGATCCGCCGCGCGTGCCTCTTGAGCCAAGTGGCCCGATGCGAATTCTCTACTTTTTGGCGGCTTTTGTCTTGAGTATTGCTGTCGGTGCTGGTGCGGCCTTTATGGTGACCTCGGTGAACCCAACCGTAATTTCGGCAAGCCAGTTGAGCAGAGAAAGCGGTTTGCCGATATTTGGTATCGTCGCAGCAACCGATAATGTCGATCTTCAAAAGCAGCATCGCAATAGCCTCAAACGTTTCGTGTTGTCTAATGCACTGTTGTTGATCTTACTGATGGCGATGATCAGTTATCACCTGATGTCGAGTCCATCAACAGGACCTGTAAGAGGGGTGTTTTAA
- a CDS encoding glycosyltransferase: MNKSILVITNLYPVPWAPNRASFNRIQFAKLAGYHQVYVVVLVGWIEWWRHRHQATDTDSVIYCPYFYLPKVARVLVPYFQYLSLLCLLPRIRKLNCSVLLASWGYPDAVAVAMLNSHLKRPFFVKVHGSDVNEHIQYAGRRQLMRKYLSKADGIFVVSKDLCNKLKGIGISEDKLLLNYNGVEQQLFQPAEQYPGRCIFIGSLIDTKGVHELIDAFTQLCASSEHYHLDIVGDGPLFFYLKQLVSEKKLGSSITLHGSLSASQVSHLLAKASLLVLPSHREGVPNVILEAFACGVPVVATKVGGIPEVVTQDVGLLVAKGDIQQLTKAMFEALHRAWDKQQIVDHARQFDWGKNITFVRKTMRLI, translated from the coding sequence ATGAATAAATCGATTTTGGTGATTACCAATCTTTATCCAGTACCCTGGGCACCAAATCGAGCGAGTTTTAACCGAATACAGTTTGCCAAGCTTGCAGGTTACCACCAGGTGTATGTCGTGGTGTTAGTTGGTTGGATTGAATGGTGGCGCCATCGCCATCAAGCGACAGATACCGACAGTGTTATCTACTGTCCGTACTTCTACCTGCCGAAGGTGGCTCGTGTATTAGTACCTTATTTTCAGTACCTTAGCTTGTTGTGTTTGTTACCGCGTATCAGAAAGTTAAACTGCTCGGTGCTTTTAGCTAGTTGGGGTTATCCCGATGCCGTGGCAGTGGCGATGCTAAATAGCCACCTAAAACGACCATTTTTTGTCAAAGTACATGGCAGTGACGTAAACGAACACATCCAATATGCGGGTCGTCGGCAATTGATGCGCAAATATTTATCCAAAGCCGATGGTATCTTTGTGGTGAGCAAAGATTTATGCAATAAGCTCAAAGGTATAGGCATTTCAGAAGACAAGCTGTTACTCAATTACAACGGCGTTGAGCAGCAACTATTTCAACCGGCAGAGCAGTATCCAGGCCGTTGTATCTTTATCGGCAGCTTGATTGATACAAAAGGCGTGCACGAGTTAATTGACGCGTTTACTCAACTATGCGCTTCAAGCGAACATTATCATCTCGATATCGTGGGCGACGGTCCGCTATTTTTCTATTTAAAGCAACTTGTTAGCGAGAAAAAACTAGGCTCGAGCATAACCCTTCACGGCAGTCTAAGCGCTTCCCAGGTCAGTCACTTGTTGGCAAAGGCGTCACTGTTAGTTTTGCCGAGTCATCGGGAAGGGGTGCCGAATGTGATTCTCGAAGCCTTTGCTTGTGGCGTGCCGGTCGTTGCGACCAAGGTTGGTGGTATACCTGAAGTTGTGACTCAAGACGTGGGTTTATTGGTGGCTAAGGGGGATATTCAACAACTGACTAAGGCGATGTTTGAGGCGCTGCATCGCGCTTGGGATAAGCAGCAAATTGTAGATCACGCCCGCCAATTTGACTGGGGCAAAAATATCACTTTTGTGCGCAAAACAATGAGGTTGATATGA
- a CDS encoding serine O-acetyltransferase gives MKQIIADIRYKQRFYQSQGFYTSFTRALSSDGTLAVLLYRLSAFFVTCKLSPLAWLTHKVNVFCTGCVIGVKAKFGSGFVLLHPIGVVINSKVKGGDNVVLESGVVIGDEKGKAPTLGDNIFVGSGAKIIGDISIGDNAKVGANAVVLKDVPANTTVVGIPAKEVVRKAP, from the coding sequence ATGAAACAGATTATTGCAGATATTCGCTATAAACAGCGCTTTTATCAAAGCCAAGGCTTTTACACCAGTTTTACCAGAGCCTTGAGTAGTGATGGCACCTTAGCAGTGTTGTTATATCGACTTAGTGCATTTTTTGTCACCTGTAAGCTAAGCCCGTTAGCTTGGTTAACCCACAAAGTAAACGTTTTTTGCACGGGGTGTGTTATCGGCGTCAAAGCCAAGTTCGGTAGCGGTTTTGTGTTACTTCATCCGATTGGGGTTGTCATTAACTCAAAAGTCAAAGGCGGTGATAACGTGGTCCTTGAGAGCGGTGTGGTAATTGGTGATGAGAAGGGCAAAGCACCGACACTTGGCGATAACATTTTTGTTGGCAGTGGCGCGAAAATAATTGGCGATATTAGCATTGGTGATAACGCCAAGGTTGGCGCCAATGCGGTGGTGCTAAAAGATGTGCCAGCGAATACAACCGTGGTTGGAATTCCGGCAAAAGAAGTAGTGAGGAAAGCACCATGA